A window from Cydia amplana chromosome 12, ilCydAmpl1.1, whole genome shotgun sequence encodes these proteins:
- the LOC134652692 gene encoding uncharacterized protein LOC134652692 — protein sequence MDKAIHNKQMLEKHRQFTKYPFTIHPFSKLRVWAEAFVFTTLISMILFLPLWISSRKPRDEVLTKTALELLLYLFTYLSWNMVIQFVFEYYIEGSYQPVHPRNSSWITIADLWDKPGEVRLMYGLMRAVNMLRKNSNLHLLVYDGEFEIFTTLSFINAQCLILHCSFKYMIALFGTQSSKAKYYMMLLQIRTYMNQRRFPPWIKKKILKFYAIRFRSHFFVESTMLNCVTGQLHEDILMHTGRHMVRDVKFLKQLPWAVLIEISLKFQIAIFIEGDIIYKINTMGDCMYFINKGTVAFYTESGYELEHLEDGDHFGETTLMSERKLRFATAVAVTNCELFSLSRENFEIIERYRTAYDELRKVGVKRLQWAMVMDEQYKAQLREQMKDRYNSNS from the exons atggataaagctatccataataaaCAGATGCTAG AGAAACACCGCCAATTCACCAAGTACCCGTTCACCATACACCCATTCAGCAAACTACGTGTCTGGGCTGAGGCGTTCGTTTTCACCACACTCATCAGTATGATATTGTTCCTGCCGTTATGGATCTCCAGCAGAAAGCCTAGAGATGAA GTGCTCACAAAAACCGCGCTAGAGCTGTTACTGTACCTGTTTACATATTTGTCTTGGAACATGGTGATCCAATTCGTGTTCGAGTATTACATCGAGGGAAGCTACCAGCCCGTGCACCCGAGGAACAGCTCCTGGATTACTATTGCAGACCTGTGGGACAAGCCGGGGGAGGTGCGACTGATGTATGGTCTGATGAGGGCTG tGAACATGTTAAGAAAGAATTCGAATTTACATCTCCTGGTGTACGACGGGGAATTCGAAATATTTACCACACTTTCCTTCATTAATGCCCAA TGCCTAATTTTACACTGCTCCTTCAAATACATGATAGCTCTGTTCGGTACGCAATCGTCTAAGGCGAAGTACTATATGATGTTACTGCAGATCCGGACTTACATGAACCAGAGACGCTTCCCGCCGTGGATTAAGAAGAAAATTCTCAAGTTTTATGCGATCCGGTTCAGGTCGCACTTCTTTGTG GAGTCCACCATGCTAAACTGCGTCACCGGCCAACTGCACGAAGACATACTTATGCACACGGGCCGGCATATGGTGCGCGACGTGAAGTTCCTCAAACAGTTGCCGTGGGCTGTGCTCATCGAGATCTCTCTCAAGTTCCAGATTGCTATCTTCATTGAGGGGGACATTATTTACAAGATTAATACTATGG GCGATTGTATGTACTTCATCAACAAGGGCACCGTCGCGTTTTACACGGAATCTGGCTACGAATTAGAACACCTTGAGGATGGCGATCATTTCGGCGAGACCACGCTCATGAGCGAGCGCAAACTGCGCTTTGCCACGGCCGTGGCTGTCACCAACTGCGAGCTGTTTAGTTTGTCGCGCGAGAATTTTGAAATTATCGAGCGATACAGGACAGCGTACGACGAACTTAGGAAAGTTGGCGTTAAACGACTACAGTGGGCGATGGTGATGGACGAACAGTATAAAGCTCAGTTGAGAGAACAGATGAAAGACAGATATAATTCAAATAGCTAA
- the LOC134652569 gene encoding uncharacterized protein LOC134652569 isoform X2, whose amino-acid sequence MNEHKILVFIAFLILYCLYCLNSWFTSENVIEEHAPEPLPDLAQEIPEILVPDTSVTKEDVKIKIKTKIIPLFFYNACSILEVFTEKPALIKKNKTRSKDLDNSSNAIAVIGITVFLVALGVNAVLDALKAKEEERERRKLNPDGERRQSLAEFANKKQLRRESSRFGIQLFQIAESVVSGEEKNRRQSRPYTRGDSTNSYLSDRKAQTDGSTPTETAEPRLVKRQSVAKLFGLSDD is encoded by the exons ATGAATGAACATAAAATCTTGGTTTTTATCGCGTTTTTGATACTGTATTGTTTGTACTGCCTCAACAGTTGGTTCACGTCTGAGAATGTTATAGAAGAACATGCTCCAGAACCGCTACCTGATTTGGCACAAGAAATCCCTGAAATTTTAGTCCCAGACACATCAGTCACCAAGGAAGAtgtgaaaataaaaatcaaaacaaagaTAATCCCACTATTTTTCTACAATGCCTGCAGCATTTTAGAAGTGTTTACCGAAAAACCAGCTCTGAtcaagaaaaacaaaacaagaTCGAAAGATTTAGACAACAGCAGTAACGCTATAGCTGTCATTGGCATAACAGTATTCTTAGTGGCTCTAGGTGTCAACGCAGTTCTAGACGCACTGAAAGCTAAAGAAGAAGAACGTGAGCGGAGAAAACTGAATCCTGATGGAGAAAGAAGGCAATCATTGGCAGAGTTTGCAAACAAAAAGCAGTTGCGTCGAGAATCGAGCCGATTCGGTATTCAATTGTTTCAAATAGCAGAATCAGTGGTTAGTGGGGAGGAAAAGAATAGACGCCAGAGTCGTCCATATACCCGTGGAGACTCCACTAACTCCTACTTGTCTGATAGAAAGGCTCAGACAGACGGTTCAACGCCTACAGAGACAGCGGAACCCAGGCTTGTGAAGCGGCAATCGGTTGCTAAGCTCTTTG GTCTGTCTGACGACTGA
- the LOC134652834 gene encoding leucine-rich repeat-containing protein 28-like, producing MDYSDNNLPTVVLHWNYRGFTEFPLHLLKGEESEITDIYLKENLISNLPSDIGRLEHLESLYLSGNDIAVLPREISKLRSLKCLDVSGNRLRNIPDEIGDVRGLKFLILDENELTELPLRIAELRALRYLSVCDNYLQWLPQRPVFNQHHCEFRFWRNSLKAIPFSLWYHMFRDQQTRSFGMGKPQAISTNIQVCRLTITNENSSHKTDIQCPPQHQNILESAYSPPNLYELCRRRMYQIISETAKKLSTDTPSIYSDYYNRNVSNIQNFLNFNLESKNIQSEDKNGNYEFKVIPSVFKNGNNTKEQRIYAPSDIVDKYFSFLPDFMKRELRVGPISNCENVACKKPIFDFVLYEFCLGDIILIDRTETVILSAVFCSKTCSEVWKRGRTNVIPWMLVQNN from the exons ATGGATTACAGTGATAATAACTTACCAACGGTTGTTCTGCATTGGAATTATAGAGGCTTCACCGAGTTCCCTTTACATTTGCTAAAGGGTGAAGAATCAGAAATAACTGATATATATTTAAAGGAGAATCTAATATCTAATCTGCCGAGCGACATCGGCAGATTGGAGCACCTGGAGAGCCTTTACTTAAGCGGCAACGATATAGCGGTGTTGCCTCGAGAGATATCGAAGTTGCGGAGTCTAAAGTGTCTCGATGTTAGCGGGAATAGATTGAGGAACATACCGGATGAGATAGGCGATGTCAGGGGCTTGAAGTTCCTAATATTGGACGAGAATGAATTAACGGAGTTGCCGCTGAGGATCGCGGAGCTGAGAGCGCTGCGGTATCTATCGGTTTGTG ATAATTATTTGCAATGGCTGCCCCAACGTCCCGTGTTCAACCAGCACCACTGCGAGTTCCGATTCTGGAGGAACAGCTTGAAGGCGATACCCTTCTCTTTGTGGTACCACATGTTTAGGGACCAGCAGACTAGGAGCTTCGGAATGGG AAAACCTCAAGCAATTTCTACGAATATACAAGTATGCCGACTGACCATAACCAATGAGAACAGCTCCCATAAAACAGATATACAGTGTCCACCGCAACACCAAAATATATTGGAAAGTGCATATTCGCCACCAAATCTATACGAACTATGCCGAAGAAGAATGTATCAGATCATATCAGAAACCGCCAAAAAGCTATCAACAGACACACCAAGCATTTATTCAGATTATTATAACCGAAATGTGTCAAATATTCAAAACTTCTTAAATTTTAATCTGGAATCTAAAAACATACAAAGCGAAGACAAAAATGGCAACTACGAATTCAAAGTCATACCATCTGTTTTTAAAAATGGGAATAATACAAAAGAGCAAAGAATTTACGCACCATCTGATATAGTGGATAAATACTTCAGCTTTCTACCAGATTTTATGAAGAGAGAATTACGTGTGGGACCTATATCGAACTGTGAGAACGTCGCTTGCAAGAAACCTATATTTGATTTCGTGTTATATGAGTTCTGCCTTGG ggATATAATCCTCATCGACAGAACGGAAACTGTTATTCTGAGTGCTGTATTCTGTTCGAAAACCTGTTCAGAAGTATGGAAGCGAGGTAGAACGAATGTTATACCATGGATGTTAGTacaaaataactaa
- the LOC134652569 gene encoding uncharacterized protein LOC134652569 isoform X1 — protein MNEHKILVFIAFLILYCLYCLNSWFTSENVIEEHAPEPLPDLAQEIPEILVPDTSVTKEDVKIKIKTKIIPLFFYNACSILEVFTEKPALIKKNKTRSKDLDNSSNAIAVIGITVFLVALGVNAVLDALKAKEEERERRKLNPDGERRQSLAEFANKKQLRRESSRFGIQLFQIAESVVSGEEKNRRQSRPYTRGDSTNSYLSDRKAQTDGSTPTETAEPRLVKRQSVAKLFAGRPVPMVRRSSFPALPLNPDVQALMLGHRQPSCDSDDEDGKGRRVRIIRRY, from the exons ATGAATGAACATAAAATCTTGGTTTTTATCGCGTTTTTGATACTGTATTGTTTGTACTGCCTCAACAGTTGGTTCACGTCTGAGAATGTTATAGAAGAACATGCTCCAGAACCGCTACCTGATTTGGCACAAGAAATCCCTGAAATTTTAGTCCCAGACACATCAGTCACCAAGGAAGAtgtgaaaataaaaatcaaaacaaagaTAATCCCACTATTTTTCTACAATGCCTGCAGCATTTTAGAAGTGTTTACCGAAAAACCAGCTCTGAtcaagaaaaacaaaacaagaTCGAAAGATTTAGACAACAGCAGTAACGCTATAGCTGTCATTGGCATAACAGTATTCTTAGTGGCTCTAGGTGTCAACGCAGTTCTAGACGCACTGAAAGCTAAAGAAGAAGAACGTGAGCGGAGAAAACTGAATCCTGATGGAGAAAGAAGGCAATCATTGGCAGAGTTTGCAAACAAAAAGCAGTTGCGTCGAGAATCGAGCCGATTCGGTATTCAATTGTTTCAAATAGCAGAATCAGTGGTTAGTGGGGAGGAAAAGAATAGACGCCAGAGTCGTCCATATACCCGTGGAGACTCCACTAACTCCTACTTGTCTGATAGAAAGGCTCAGACAGACGGTTCAACGCCTACAGAGACAGCGGAACCCAGGCTTGTGAAGCGGCAATCGGTTGCTAAGCTCTTTG CAGGTCGCCCAGTACCGATGGTGCGGCGCTCTTCCTTCCCCGCCCTGCCGCTCAACCCCGACGTGCAAGCGCTGATGCTGGGCCACCGGCAGCCATCTTGCGACAGCGACGACGAAGACGGGAAGGGGCGACGTGTGAGGATCATACGAAGATACTGA